Proteins encoded together in one Bacillus horti window:
- a CDS encoding general stress protein: MKPVVREYMNDEKLVHDVQELANRGIDKNDMFILSHDDDRTNRVADSAEANTIGVRELGLGSAVSNIFVSKGDELRKKIEEIGLSSVEAELYEEKLDEGKILLFIMDHEKVQDWV, translated from the coding sequence ATGAAACCTGTTGTCAGAGAATATATGAATGATGAAAAGCTCGTCCATGACGTTCAAGAGCTGGCTAACCGTGGGATTGACAAAAATGACATGTTTATTCTATCTCATGATGACGACCGTACAAATCGTGTTGCAGACAGTGCAGAAGCGAACACAATAGGCGTTAGAGAGCTTGGCTTAGGAAGTGCTGTAAGCAATATATTTGTCAGCAAAGGTGATGAGCTCCGTAAAAAGATTGAAGAGATTGGACTCAGCTCTGTTGAAGCTGAGCTGTATGAAGAGAAGCTTGATGAGGGTAAAATTTTACTATTTATCATGGACCATGAAAAGGTTCAGGATTGGGTTTAA
- a CDS encoding ABC transporter ATP-binding protein: protein MITFEQVSKAYLGKYAIKDITTTLPKGKIIGVVGPNGTGKSTTLKLIAGLIRPTKGRVTVDGMEVDRKISKHVTYLSELDEYYTMYSVMETVQFFATQFEDFNLSKAEEMIQFMKLDPNTKVKHLSKGNRGRLKIILSLARDASYILMDEPLSGLDPMVRDTIVKGLVSFIDLEKQTVLISTHEVSEIEPMLDYVVAIKDNQFVEVADVDQLRQEEQLSIVEWMKKIYAS, encoded by the coding sequence ATGATTACGTTTGAGCAAGTAAGTAAGGCGTACCTAGGAAAATATGCTATTAAAGATATTACGACCACATTACCTAAAGGCAAGATTATTGGAGTAGTAGGCCCGAATGGAACGGGGAAATCGACAACGCTTAAGCTTATTGCTGGATTAATTCGTCCGACAAAAGGTCGGGTGACAGTAGATGGGATGGAAGTAGACCGTAAAATAAGCAAGCATGTGACGTACCTTTCTGAGTTAGACGAATATTACACCATGTATTCAGTAATGGAGACTGTTCAGTTTTTTGCCACTCAGTTTGAAGACTTTAACCTGAGTAAAGCAGAAGAAATGATTCAGTTCATGAAGCTTGATCCAAATACGAAGGTAAAGCACCTCTCCAAGGGAAATAGAGGGAGACTAAAAATAATTTTATCCCTAGCGCGTGACGCCTCCTATATCCTAATGGATGAGCCATTGTCTGGACTTGATCCGATGGTTAGAGATACGATAGTAAAAGGATTAGTATCCTTTATCGATCTTGAGAAACAAACGGTTTTAATCTCAACTCATGAAGTCAGTGAGATTGAGCCGATGCTAGATTATGTAGTAGCTATAAAGGACAATCAATTTGTGGAAGTGGCCGATGTTGATCAGCTCCGTCAAGAGGAGCAGTTAAGTATTGTGGAGTGGATGAAAAAAATATATGCTTCCTGA
- a CDS encoding GntR family transcriptional regulator, protein MQQFQASKPIYEQIADRIKRQIIRHELKAGEKLPSVREMAVQSGVNPNTVQRTYMELEREEVVETKRGQGTFVTENKNILDEMREQMKTEQIKSFVELMQEMGYEPKEMLNSLKDYIAKDGGIE, encoded by the coding sequence ATGCAGCAGTTTCAGGCATCTAAGCCTATTTATGAGCAAATTGCAGATCGAATTAAACGGCAAATCATCCGCCATGAGCTTAAAGCAGGAGAAAAGCTCCCCTCTGTTAGGGAAATGGCTGTTCAAAGTGGTGTGAACCCTAACACGGTACAGCGTACCTATATGGAGCTAGAACGTGAGGAAGTAGTAGAAACTAAAAGAGGGCAGGGGACGTTTGTGACGGAAAATAAAAACATTTTAGATGAAATGAGAGAGCAGATGAAAACGGAGCAGATCAAAAGCTTTGTAGAGCTTATGCAGGAGATGGGCTACGAGCCTAAGGAAATGCTCAATAGTTTAAAGGACTATATTGCTAAGGATGGAGGGATTGAATAA
- the trhA gene encoding PAQR family membrane homeostasis protein TrhA, protein MANTHTYSRKEEMANAATHAVGVVLSLAALTILIVFASIYGTFTHVISFIVFGVTMLLLYTNSTLLHMMPAGKVKDLFEIFDHASIYLFIAGTYTPIMLIVVPGAMGWVIFGVVWGLAVAGVVFKVFFVKRFLFISTILYILLGWLAIVVIRPIMENMSSLGLVLLIAGGVCYTVGTIFYMWKLFPYHHAVWHVFVLAGSACHFFMVLSILQIF, encoded by the coding sequence ATGGCAAATACTCATACTTATTCTAGAAAAGAAGAAATGGCTAATGCTGCTACTCATGCTGTTGGTGTAGTCCTCAGCTTAGCAGCTCTTACGATTCTTATCGTATTTGCTAGTATCTACGGAACGTTCACACACGTCATTAGCTTTATCGTTTTCGGTGTAACTATGCTGCTGCTATATACAAACTCTACTTTGCTACACATGATGCCTGCAGGTAAAGTGAAGGATTTGTTTGAGATTTTTGATCATGCATCTATCTACTTATTTATTGCAGGGACCTATACGCCCATTATGCTGATTGTTGTTCCTGGTGCTATGGGATGGGTGATTTTTGGAGTCGTTTGGGGTCTTGCTGTAGCTGGTGTCGTTTTTAAAGTGTTTTTTGTGAAACGATTTTTGTTTATCTCAACCATTCTTTACATTCTACTAGGCTGGTTGGCTATTGTCGTGATTCGACCGATTATGGAGAATATGTCTAGCCTAGGGCTTGTATTGCTCATAGCTGGCGGAGTTTGCTACACAGTAGGGACCATTTTTTACATGTGGAAGCTATTTCCTTATCATCATGCTGTGTGGCATGTATTTGTATTAGCGGGAAGTGCGTGTCACTTCTTTATGGTTCTTTCCATCTTGCAAATTTTTTAA
- a CDS encoding SLC13 family permease, which produces MTSDMMITLSVLAITAALFMSGKVRSDLVAICSLIVLVLFDILTPDEALSGFANSIVIMMIGLFVVGGGIFQTGLAKMASGRLLKLAGTSETRLLVTIMLASAGIGAFVSNTGTVAVMLPIVVSMAMSSGISPSRLLMPLAFASSLGGALTLIGTPPNLVIRETLMNAGFEELSFFSFTPIGLVCVGLGTILIVVLSKFLLPKGAKKAKGTRGEGRSLEELAGQYQLSQNLYRVQVGEGSPITSKKLIDLDIPKRYHVHIIELRRRTSSKNPFFKTINQEIAGPTTLLQEQDILYVYGAFEQVEQFAKENGLDLLDQQVVERTGDNPSKPSSQSNGYASREIGIAEVLLPPNSALINKLVKHSGFREKYNVNILGIQRKGEYLLHDLKDEKIRSGDALLVQGTWEGISLLSKEQTDVVVVGQPLEAAASVTLDHKAPIAGGIMLLMIVLMILDIFPAVVSVMIAAVLMVVTGCLRNMEEAYKTINWESIVLIGGMIPMSIAIQNTGAAALLSTQLVESLGSFGPLALLAGVYFTTSILTLFISNTACAVLFAPIALTAAVELGVSPMPFMFAVAIGAGMCFAVPFSTPPNALVMSAGKYTFKNYVRLGLPLQLILGVVMVILLPFFFPF; this is translated from the coding sequence ATGACTTCTGATATGATGATTACTTTATCTGTGCTGGCCATTACAGCTGCACTGTTTATGAGTGGAAAGGTTCGTTCGGACCTTGTGGCCATTTGTTCATTGATTGTCCTTGTATTATTTGATATTTTAACGCCTGACGAGGCTTTATCAGGGTTTGCGAATTCTATTGTTATTATGATGATTGGCTTATTTGTCGTCGGTGGCGGAATATTTCAAACGGGCCTAGCAAAAATGGCTAGTGGTCGTCTGCTTAAGCTTGCGGGTACAAGTGAAACACGTCTGCTAGTTACGATTATGCTGGCTTCGGCAGGGATTGGTGCCTTTGTTAGTAATACAGGCACTGTAGCGGTTATGCTGCCGATTGTTGTGAGTATGGCGATGAGCTCAGGCATCAGTCCTAGTCGCCTATTAATGCCCTTAGCGTTTGCAAGTAGTCTTGGTGGGGCCCTTACTTTAATTGGTACACCACCTAACCTCGTCATTAGAGAAACGTTAATGAACGCTGGCTTTGAGGAGCTTTCCTTCTTTTCCTTTACACCCATCGGGTTAGTCTGTGTGGGCCTGGGAACGATCCTAATTGTTGTTCTAAGTAAATTTCTGCTACCTAAGGGAGCGAAGAAAGCAAAGGGTACTCGCGGAGAGGGTCGTTCATTAGAGGAGCTAGCGGGACAGTATCAGCTATCTCAAAACCTGTATCGAGTACAGGTTGGTGAGGGATCACCGATTACATCAAAAAAACTAATCGATTTAGATATTCCAAAGCGTTATCATGTACATATTATTGAGCTCCGGCGTAGAACCTCCTCGAAGAATCCGTTTTTCAAAACGATTAATCAGGAGATTGCTGGACCAACTACGCTTCTTCAAGAGCAAGATATTCTGTACGTGTATGGTGCCTTTGAACAGGTTGAACAATTTGCGAAAGAAAATGGTTTGGATCTCCTTGATCAACAAGTTGTAGAAAGAACGGGAGATAATCCTTCAAAACCGTCAAGTCAATCAAATGGCTATGCTTCGAGGGAGATTGGGATTGCTGAGGTGTTGCTACCTCCAAATTCAGCATTAATTAATAAATTGGTGAAGCACTCTGGCTTCCGTGAAAAATATAATGTTAATATCCTTGGGATTCAACGCAAGGGAGAATATCTTCTACATGACTTAAAGGATGAAAAAATCCGTTCTGGTGATGCGCTGCTTGTACAGGGAACGTGGGAAGGAATATCCCTGCTTTCAAAGGAGCAGACAGATGTAGTTGTTGTTGGACAGCCGTTAGAGGCTGCTGCTTCTGTAACACTAGATCATAAAGCACCGATTGCTGGAGGCATCATGCTCCTAATGATCGTGCTGATGATTCTAGATATTTTTCCGGCTGTGGTATCCGTTATGATTGCAGCTGTTCTGATGGTTGTGACAGGATGTTTACGTAACATGGAGGAAGCGTATAAGACGATTAATTGGGAGAGTATCGTCCTCATTGGAGGAATGATTCCTATGTCCATAGCGATCCAAAATACAGGTGCTGCTGCACTACTCTCTACGCAGCTGGTAGAAAGCTTAGGAAGCTTTGGTCCGCTTGCCCTGTTGGCCGGAGTTTACTTTACAACGTCTATCCTGACCCTTTTTATTAGTAATACGGCTTGTGCTGTTTTGTTTGCACCTATTGCTCTAACAGCTGCTGTCGAATTAGGAGTAAGTCCAATGCCATTTATGTTCGCTGTGGCCATTGGAGCAGGTATGTGCTTTGCTGTTCCTTTTTCAACCCCTCCTAATGCGTTGGTTATGTCTGCTGGTAAGTATACGTTTAAGAATTATGTACGATTGGGGCTCCCGTTGCAGCTAATCCTTGGAGTAGTGATGGTGATTTTACTTCCATTCTTTTTTCCTTTTTGA
- a CDS encoding DUF2975 domain-containing protein, whose translation MKRGMIVFLKLAIFVIGTLVLALSIFWLPWVAERSAEMHPEYAYLRFPVLIGLYVTVIPFMAALYQGFKLLGYIQRKNAFSEAAVQSLNHIKYYAIAISIIYIFGALGLYSLNALHPGVLLMGIAIIFASSVISLFSALLKELLNSALQLKLENDLTV comes from the coding sequence GTGAAACGTGGAATGATAGTCTTTTTAAAGCTTGCTATATTTGTGATTGGTACTCTTGTACTTGCTTTAAGTATATTCTGGTTACCATGGGTAGCTGAGAGATCAGCGGAGATGCATCCTGAATATGCCTATTTACGCTTTCCAGTTCTTATCGGTTTGTATGTCACAGTGATTCCTTTTATGGCTGCTCTGTATCAAGGGTTTAAGCTTTTAGGATATATTCAAAGAAAAAATGCTTTTTCAGAAGCAGCCGTTCAGTCTTTAAACCATATCAAATACTATGCCATAGCCATTAGTATCATCTACATCTTCGGTGCTTTAGGATTATATTCACTAAATGCTTTACACCCTGGAGTATTACTGATGGGTATAGCCATTATTTTTGCATCCAGTGTCATTTCTCTTTTTTCTGCCCTGCTTAAGGAGTTACTTAATAGTGCCCTGCAATTAAAATTAGAAAATGATTTAACCGTGTAG
- a CDS encoding helix-turn-helix domain-containing protein, whose amino-acid sequence MSIIVHIDVMLAKRKMSVTELSEKVGITMANLSILKNGKAKAIRFSTLEAICEALDCQPGDILEYRNEDRT is encoded by the coding sequence ATGTCTATTATTGTTCATATTGATGTGATGTTAGCTAAAAGGAAGATGAGTGTCACGGAGCTTTCGGAAAAGGTTGGGATCACTATGGCCAATCTTTCTATATTGAAAAATGGCAAGGCGAAAGCTATCCGATTTTCAACATTGGAAGCAATATGTGAAGCGTTAGATTGCCAGCCAGGAGATATTTTGGAGTATAGGAATGAGGATCGTACTTAA
- a CDS encoding iron chaperone, whose amino-acid sequence METFEDYLATIDHPEHRAQIEEVLTWVKKKFPNLEQKIAWKQPMFTDHGTFIIGFSVAKQHFAVSPERAGMIHFEDDIVQAGHSHTKELVRFKWDSPVDYSLLEKMIEFNIMDKADCTTFWRK is encoded by the coding sequence ATGGAAACTTTTGAAGATTATTTAGCTACTATAGATCATCCAGAACACAGGGCACAAATTGAAGAAGTTTTGACCTGGGTAAAGAAGAAGTTCCCGAATCTTGAGCAAAAAATAGCATGGAAGCAGCCCATGTTTACGGATCACGGAACCTTTATTATTGGCTTTAGTGTAGCGAAGCAGCATTTTGCTGTATCACCTGAAAGAGCAGGGATGATTCATTTTGAAGATGATATCGTACAGGCTGGTCATAGTCACACTAAGGAGCTAGTACGTTTCAAATGGGACAGTCCTGTCGATTACTCCTTACTTGAGAAGATGATTGAGTTCAATATTATGGACAAGGCAGATTGTACAACCTTTTGGAGAAAATAG
- a CDS encoding GrpB family protein → MVNRSMNIIVTDYNETWVELYNKEAKLIKDILKEELIEIYHIGSTAVPNLKAKPIIDIMPIVRDIEKVDQFNEEMQKIGYEPLGELGISGRRYFRKGGENRTHQIHIFQNDNTYEIKRHLAVRDYLRSHKEDRIEYGRLKERLAVLFPKDIEGYSRGKHDFVQGLEQRALEWSRNNKHY, encoded by the coding sequence ATGGTTAATCGATCAATGAATATTATTGTTACAGATTATAATGAGACATGGGTTGAACTATATAACAAGGAAGCAAAATTGATCAAAGATATATTAAAAGAGGAACTCATTGAAATTTATCATATAGGAAGTACAGCTGTACCGAATTTAAAAGCTAAACCAATCATCGACATCATGCCCATCGTCAGGGACATTGAAAAAGTAGATCAGTTCAATGAAGAAATGCAAAAAATAGGCTATGAGCCCCTTGGAGAGCTAGGAATTTCAGGGAGAAGGTACTTTCGAAAAGGCGGAGAAAATAGAACCCACCAAATTCATATCTTTCAAAATGATAATACATATGAAATTAAACGTCATCTTGCCGTACGTGATTATCTCAGAAGCCATAAAGAAGATAGGATTGAATATGGGAGGTTAAAAGAGCGACTTGCGGTGCTATTTCCTAAAGACATTGAGGGATATAGTCGTGGAAAACATGATTTTGTCCAAGGCTTAGAACAAAGGGCGCTTGAATGGAGCCGAAATAACAAGCATTACTAA
- a CDS encoding DUF5780 domain-containing protein, with protein MIICKKCNAELQDGSIFCNKCGANLSEKKNHLFKPNLKLIIPSIGGLILIGLILFLLIGNNPISQFQKAIQVNNYVEANEIYENEIQGNLQKEKDLEVILKEDLEDIKKRFIAGENDYSSTTTKLETIQKTELLKSEVSALLSYINKLNNSRTAFQTGEELLKNNNIKDALVEYKKVVEEDENYSRAQDLIKDKSNEYKITVLTESEQKASELNYTEAIDLLNDALKIIPGDSDLEAKRTVFEKQNEEKLIAERREKMEETRTQQEVEVQSAGIVIQSTEYKSLYPDMIQVIVHNNTDKTVKSMLVSMLGFDTNGLPVKIERRFGNSSFEFIGMADNVNIISNATFGKDNGWEVDKSHGIKTVLACVKEVEYYDGTKWENPYYEYWVEEYKEKPLTN; from the coding sequence TTGATTATTTGTAAAAAATGTAATGCTGAATTGCAAGATGGAAGTATTTTCTGCAACAAATGTGGGGCAAATTTATCTGAAAAGAAAAATCATCTGTTCAAGCCAAATCTTAAATTAATCATTCCTAGTATAGGTGGGTTAATTCTTATAGGACTGATACTATTTTTACTAATTGGTAATAATCCTATCTCTCAATTCCAAAAAGCAATTCAAGTAAACAACTATGTAGAAGCAAATGAAATTTATGAAAATGAGATACAAGGAAATTTACAGAAAGAAAAGGACTTAGAAGTAATACTTAAAGAGGACTTAGAAGATATTAAGAAAAGATTTATTGCAGGTGAAAATGACTACAGTTCTACAACTACAAAACTGGAAACTATACAAAAAACGGAACTTCTTAAATCAGAGGTAAGTGCTTTACTATCTTATATTAACAAACTAAACAATTCTAGGACTGCCTTTCAAACAGGTGAAGAACTATTAAAAAACAATAATATTAAAGATGCTTTAGTAGAATATAAGAAAGTTGTAGAAGAAGATGAAAATTACTCTAGGGCTCAAGATTTAATTAAAGATAAATCAAATGAATATAAGATTACTGTATTAACCGAGAGTGAACAGAAGGCTTCTGAGCTTAATTATACTGAAGCAATTGATTTGCTGAATGATGCATTGAAAATTATTCCAGGTGATTCTGATCTTGAAGCCAAGAGAACTGTATTTGAGAAACAGAATGAGGAAAAGTTGATCGCTGAGAGAAGAGAGAAAATGGAGGAGACAAGAACACAACAAGAAGTTGAAGTTCAGTCGGCTGGTATAGTAATTCAGAGTACGGAATACAAATCACTATATCCAGATATGATACAAGTAATTGTACATAATAATACAGATAAAACAGTTAAAAGTATGCTAGTATCAATGTTAGGATTTGATACAAATGGATTGCCAGTAAAAATTGAACGGAGATTTGGTAATTCCTCCTTTGAATTTATCGGTATGGCTGATAATGTAAATATTATATCAAATGCTACATTCGGCAAAGATAACGGCTGGGAAGTTGATAAGTCTCATGGTATAAAAACTGTTCTTGCTTGTGTTAAAGAGGTTGAGTATTATGATGGGACTAAATGGGAAAACCCGTATTATGAATATTGGGTTGAGGAATATAAAGAGAAACCTTTAACAAATTAA